One Oncorhynchus nerka isolate Pitt River linkage group LG5, Oner_Uvic_2.0, whole genome shotgun sequence genomic window carries:
- the thg1l gene encoding probable tRNA(His) guanylyltransferase: MLGPVLCRLPGGIKTRILRPVASVFTSSSRMAKSKFEYVRNFETDDTCLKNCYIVVRLDGRNFHKFAEQHNFMKPNDDRALGLMTCSARSVMEDLDDIIISYGQSDEFSFVFKRTSNWFKRRASKLMTHVASQFSSSYVFYWKDYFGDQPLLYPPGFDGRVVLYPSNRNLRDYLSWRQADCHVNNLYNTVFWTLVQKGGLTTTQAEDRLKGTLAADKNEIMFSEFDINYNKEPLVHRKGTTLIWEKLEETVTKSVKLPNEAGEEVLVTRTRRRVSAHHCDVIGNQFWEEHPNILEDDNC, from the exons ATGTTGGGTCCAGTGCTGTGTAGATTACCAGGAGGCATCAAGACGCGCATCCTCCGGCCAGTAGCCAGTGTTTTCACCAGCAGCTCCAGAATGGCCAAGAGCAAGTTTGAGTACGTCCGTAACTTTGAGACAGACGACACCTGTCTGAAAAACTGTTACATCGTGGTGCGTTTGGATGGAAGGAACTTCCACAA GTTTGCAGAGCAGCACAACTTCATGAAGCCCAACGACGACAGAGCTCTGGGCCTGATGACGTGTAGCGCCAGGTCTGTCATGGAGGACCTGGATGACATCATCATCTCGTACGGACAAAGTGACGAGTTCAGCTTCGTCTTCAAGAGGACCTCCAACTGGTTTAAGAGGAGAGCCAG TAAGCTGATGACCCATGTAGCGTCCCAGTTCTCCTCTTCCTATGTGTTCTACTGGAAGGACTACTTCGGAGACCAGCCCCTCCTTTACCCCCCGGGGTTTGACGGACGGGTGGTTCTGTATCCTAGCAACCGCAACCTCCGGGACTACCTCAGCTGGAGGCAGGCTGACT gTCACGTCAACAACCTGTATAACACAGTGTTTTGGACGTTGGTGCAGAAAGGCGGACTCACCACTACACAGGCAGAGGACAGACTAAAG ggaaCGTTGGCAGCAGATAAGAATGAGATCATGTTTTCTGAGTTTGATATCAATTACAACAAGGAGCCTCTGGTCCACAGGAAAGGAACCACCCTCATCTGGGAGAAG CTGGAAGAAACAGTGACCAAGAGTGTGAAGCTCCCCAACGAGGCGGGGGAGGAGGTGCTAGTGACACGCACCAGGAGGCGTGTCAGTGCCCACCACTGTGACGTCATAGGGAACCAGTTCTGGGAGGAACACCCCAACATTCTAGAAGACGACAACTGCTGA
- the LOC115120569 gene encoding clathrin interactor 1-like — translation MMNMWKVRELVDKATNVVMNYSEVETKVREATNDDPWGPSGQQMAEISRCTFMYEQFPEVINMLWNRMLRDNKKNWRRVYKSLLLLSHLIRNGSERVVTSAREHIYDLRSLESYHFVDENGKDQGVNVRQKVKEMVELIQDDDRLREERKKAKKNKDKYIGVSSDSIGGGFSRYTGDRYDSSSSGGNEGSSRGKWDEDWKRDQGQFPFSDKLGEISDKIGSTIDDTINKFRKQSRDDSPDRFSDNEEERSRPSRNGQSGRSVFKDEEETVTTKSVQIVQATETTATRKRGGIPSKTVSLGAAAHYTGDKSPDTSAKQTLSAAAPQPSSSGLADLFMVDTGPTPPAAATDLIGGFADFSSPAASVGLSTVPASSGNSDFGDWNAFPDGQAPVPTPFAQPQAPVPTPFAQPQAPSNTDLFGALAPSSALAPSSALAPASADLFDLMGPVQTQSLSASQSLTFNMTSTQNVTSTMPHSTSLPFQVMSGPLQPQQQQVMLGTQGSMGSAIPSTWSDSSVNISLDFLAPGVQPPKPAQPTLKTLQGVQPLPPVNMLSQGFAGMGLAPSPIRTPTTPMMYAGAGMGMAPSQGMMGMAPSQGMMGMGMNMGAMPQANMTMGMRMPAMSMGSGMVQQQPKQGVDAFADFGNFRK, via the exons AACCAATGTGGTGATGAACTACTCGGAGGTGGAGACTAAGGTGAGGGAGGCCACCAACGATGACCCCTGGGGACCTTCAGGACAGCAGATGGCAGAGATTTCCAG atGTACGTTTATGTATGAGCAGTTTCCTGAGGTGATAAACATGCTTTGGAACAGGATGCTCCGGGACAACAAGAAGAACTGGAGAAGGGTCTACAAG TCTCTGCTGTTGTTGTCCCACCTCATCAGGAACGGTTCAGAGAGAGTTGTCACCAGCGCCAGAGAACACATCTACGACCTACGATCTCTAGAGAGCTACCACTTCGTAG atGAGAACGGTAAGGACCAGGGAGTGAACGTGCGTCAGAAGGTGAAGGAGATGGTGGAGCTAATCCAGGATGATgatagactgagagaggagaggaagaaggcaAAGAAGAACAAAGACAAATACATTGGAGTGTCCTCTGACAGTATTGGGGGAGGGTTCAGCAGATACA CGGGTGATCGCTATGACTCCAGCAGCTCTGGCGGTAATGAGGGAAGCAGCAGAGGGAAGTGGGATGAGGACTGGAAGAGAGACCAAGGCCAGTTCCCCTTCAGTGACAAACTGGGGGAGATCAGTGATAAGATCGGCAGCACCATCGATGACACAATCAACAAGTTCAGGAAGCAGAGCAGAGATGATTCGCCAGACCGATTCAG TGACAACGAGGAGGAGCGAAGTCGCCCGTCACGGAACGGCCAGTCTGGGAGGTCGGTGTTCAAAGACGAGGAGGAAACCGTGACGACCAAGAGTGTCCAGATCGTTCAGGCAACAGAAACCACAGCAACCAGGAAGAGAGGCGGGATTCCATCCAAAACTGTGTCCCTGGGAGCCGCGGCCCACTACACAGGAGACAAAAGCCCTGATACCTCTGCCAAACAG ACTCTGTCCGCAGCAGCACCTCAGCCCTCCAGTAGTGGTCTGGCTGACCTATTCATGGTAGATACAGGACCCACCCCGCCTGCAGCAGCCACCG ACCTGATAGGAGGATTTGCTGACTTTTCTTCTCCTGCTGCCTCTGTCGGCCTCTCCACAGTACCTG CCTCTAGTGGGAACAGTGATTTTGGGGACTGGAATGCTTTCCCTGACGGCCAGGCCCCCGTCCCCACCCCTTTCGCCCAGCCTCAGGCCCCCGTCCCGACCCCTTTCGCCCAGCCTCAGGCCCCTAGCAACACTGACCTGTTTGGGGCTCTGGCtcccagctctgccctggctcccagctctgccctggctCCAGCCTCAGCTGACCTGTTTGATCTGATGGGTCCGGTCcagactcagtctctctctgcctctcagagCCTCACCTTCAATATGACCAGCACACAGAACGTGACCAGTACCATGCCACATTCCACATCACTG cccttCCAGGTGATGAGTGGTCCGTTGCAGCCCCAGCAGCAGCAAGTCATGCTGGGTACCCAGGGTTCCATGGGGTCAGCGATCCCCTCCACCTGGTCTGACTCCTCGGTCAACATCAGTCTGGACTTCCTGGCACCCGGCGTGCAGCCTCCCAAACCCGCCCAGCCCACCCTCAAAACCCTCCAAG gaGTCCAGCCCCTCCCACCTGTCAACATGCTCTCGCAGGGATTTGCCGGCATGGGCCTCGCCCCCTCCCCCATCAGAACCCCTACAACTCCCATGATGTACGCCGGTGCTGGGATGGGCATGGCCCCCAGCCAGGGCATGATGGGAATGGCCCCCAGCCAGGGCATGATGGGAATGGGCATGAACATGGGTGCTATGCCCCAGGCTAACATGACCATGGGGATGAGGATGCCAGCCATGTCTATGGGCTCTGGCATGGTACAGCAGCAGCCCAAGCAAGGAGTGGACGCCTTCGCGGATTTCGGCAACTTCAGGAAGTGA